The following coding sequences are from one Thermostaphylospora chromogena window:
- a CDS encoding response regulator transcription factor, giving the protein MTRVLVVEDEESFSDALSYMLRKEGFEVAVATSGPEALDAFERNGADLVLLDLMLPGLPGTEVCRALRQRSKVPVIMLTAKDSEIDKVVGLELGADDYVTKPFSSRELVARMRAVLRRQGDAEEAETSVLVAGPVRMDVDRHVVTVRGRQVQLPLKEFELLEVLLRNAGRVLTRGQLIDRVWGADYVGDTKTLDVHIKRLRAKVEADPSNPRCILTVRGLGYKFEPAED; this is encoded by the coding sequence GTGACCCGCGTACTCGTCGTCGAGGACGAGGAGTCGTTCTCCGACGCGCTGTCGTACATGTTGCGCAAGGAGGGGTTCGAGGTCGCGGTCGCGACCTCGGGCCCCGAGGCGCTCGACGCCTTCGAACGCAACGGCGCAGACCTCGTCCTGCTCGATCTCATGCTGCCCGGCCTCCCCGGCACCGAGGTCTGCCGAGCGCTCCGCCAGCGTTCCAAGGTGCCCGTCATCATGCTGACGGCCAAGGACAGCGAGATCGACAAGGTCGTCGGGCTCGAACTCGGCGCCGACGACTACGTGACCAAGCCGTTCTCCTCCCGCGAGCTGGTGGCTCGCATGCGTGCGGTGCTGCGCCGCCAGGGGGACGCGGAGGAGGCGGAGACGTCCGTGCTCGTCGCCGGTCCCGTCCGCATGGACGTGGATCGGCACGTCGTCACCGTACGCGGCCGGCAGGTGCAGCTCCCGCTCAAGGAGTTCGAGCTGCTGGAGGTGCTGCTGCGTAACGCCGGGCGCGTGTTGACCCGCGGTCAGCTCATCGACCGCGTCTGGGGGGCCGACTACGTCGGCGACACCAAGACCCTCGACGTGCACATCAAGCGGCTACGGGCGAAGGTGGAGGCCGATCCGTCCAATCCGCGCTGCATCCTGACCGTGCGCGGTCTCGGCTACAAGTTCGAACCGGCGGAGGACTGA
- the mshA gene encoding D-inositol-3-phosphate glycosyltransferase, producing the protein MHTSPLDQPGTGDAGGMNVYIVESAKRLAQLGIEVEIFTRQTARDLPPEVELAPGVTVRHVTAGPYEELDKEDLPGQLCAFLSGVLRTEAAYDPGRYDVIHSHYWLSGQVGWLAKERWGVPLVHTMHTMAKVKNLLLADGDKPEPNARVLGEEQVVEVADGLVANTAAEAGELIDLYGADPSRVAVVNPGVNLSLFRPGPQDAARRRLGLPSDAHLLLFVGRVQPLKGPDVLLRAAAEMLAEDPGLRGKLVVACVGGPSGTGRARPSLLADMARSLGIDDVVRLVPPVPQAELADWYRAADVTAVPSHNESFGLVALESQACGTPVAAASVGGLRTAVRDGVSGLLVEGHDPVEWARVLHRFVREPRLRADLAAGAVKHAEAFGWSATAARLAEVYARAMARLHRTPIAITS; encoded by the coding sequence ATGCACACGTCCCCTCTGGACCAACCCGGAACCGGAGACGCCGGGGGCATGAACGTCTACATCGTGGAGTCGGCCAAACGGCTCGCTCAGCTCGGCATCGAAGTGGAGATCTTCACCCGGCAGACCGCCCGCGACCTGCCGCCCGAGGTCGAGCTCGCACCCGGCGTCACCGTCCGGCACGTCACCGCCGGGCCGTACGAGGAGCTGGACAAAGAAGACCTGCCCGGCCAGCTGTGCGCCTTCCTGTCCGGCGTGCTGCGCACCGAGGCCGCCTACGACCCCGGCCGCTACGACGTCATCCACTCCCACTACTGGCTGTCCGGCCAGGTCGGCTGGCTCGCCAAGGAACGGTGGGGGGTGCCGCTGGTCCACACCATGCACACCATGGCCAAGGTGAAGAACCTGCTGCTCGCCGACGGCGACAAACCGGAACCGAACGCCCGGGTGCTCGGCGAGGAGCAGGTCGTCGAGGTCGCCGACGGCCTCGTCGCCAACACCGCCGCCGAGGCCGGTGAGCTGATCGACCTGTACGGCGCAGACCCCTCCCGGGTCGCCGTGGTCAACCCGGGCGTGAACCTGTCGCTGTTCCGGCCCGGTCCCCAGGACGCGGCCCGCCGCAGGCTCGGTCTGCCGTCCGACGCCCACCTTCTGCTCTTCGTCGGCCGCGTCCAGCCGCTCAAAGGGCCCGACGTGCTGCTGCGCGCCGCCGCCGAGATGCTCGCCGAAGATCCCGGCCTGCGTGGAAAGCTGGTCGTGGCCTGCGTGGGCGGGCCGAGCGGGACCGGTCGCGCCCGCCCCTCCCTCCTCGCCGACATGGCTCGCTCGCTGGGCATCGACGACGTCGTACGGCTGGTGCCCCCGGTCCCGCAGGCCGAGCTGGCCGACTGGTACCGCGCGGCGGACGTGACCGCCGTGCCGTCGCACAACGAATCCTTCGGCCTGGTCGCTCTGGAGTCCCAGGCGTGCGGCACGCCGGTGGCCGCCGCGTCCGTGGGCGGACTGCGCACCGCCGTACGCGACGGCGTGTCCGGGCTGCTCGTCGAGGGACACGATCCCGTCGAGTGGGCGCGGGTGCTCCACCGGTTCGTGCGCGAGCCGCGGCTCCGCGCCGACCTGGCGGCGGGCGCGGTCAAGCACGCCGAGGCCTTCGGCTGGTCGGCCACTGCGGCCCGGCTGGCCGAGGTGTACGCCCGGGCGATGGCGCGGCTGCACCGCACACCCATCGCGATCACCTCGTAA
- a CDS encoding phosphoglyceromutase, whose protein sequence is MATLVLLRHGESDWNAKGLFTGWVDVRLSPAGEAEARRGGQLLVEAGLRPDVVHTSVLSRAIQTANLALEAADLLWLPVRRSWRLNERHYGALQGKNKAQTREEFGEEQFMLWRRSYDTPPPPIADDDEYSQVNDPRYATLPPELMPRTECLKDVVHRMLPYWYDSIVPDLASGRTVLVVAHGNSLRALVKHLDDISDEAIAKLNIPTGIPLRYELDDDFKPLVKGGEYLDPEAAEVAIQAVANQGR, encoded by the coding sequence ATGGCGACTTTGGTGCTGTTGCGACACGGTGAGAGCGACTGGAACGCGAAAGGGCTGTTCACCGGGTGGGTGGACGTCCGGCTCTCGCCCGCCGGCGAGGCCGAGGCCCGGCGGGGCGGACAGTTGCTGGTCGAGGCCGGACTGCGGCCCGACGTGGTACACACGAGCGTGCTGAGCCGGGCCATCCAGACGGCGAACCTGGCGCTCGAAGCGGCCGACCTGCTGTGGCTGCCGGTACGGCGATCCTGGCGGCTCAACGAGCGTCACTACGGCGCGCTCCAGGGCAAGAACAAGGCCCAGACGCGTGAGGAGTTCGGCGAGGAGCAGTTCATGCTCTGGCGGCGCTCCTACGACACCCCGCCCCCGCCGATCGCCGACGACGACGAGTACAGCCAGGTGAACGACCCGCGTTACGCGACGCTCCCGCCGGAGCTGATGCCGCGCACCGAGTGCCTCAAGGACGTCGTCCACCGCATGCTGCCCTACTGGTACGACTCGATCGTGCCCGACCTGGCGTCCGGCCGCACGGTCCTCGTCGTCGCGCACGGCAACTCGCTGCGGGCGCTGGTCAAGCACCTCGACGACATCAGCGACGAGGCGATCGCCAAGCTGAACATCCCCACCGGCATCCCGCTCCGCTACGAACTGGACGACGACTTCAAGCCGCTGGTCAAGGGCGGGGAGTACCTCGACCCGGAGGCGGCGGAGGTCGCCATCCAGGCGGTCGCCAACCAGGGACGCTGA
- a CDS encoding sensor histidine kinase, with amino-acid sequence MLASLAALSGFVVGALAVLALRDHTENRRAGKRNGGEEDDGGTLPQGVASVLAVLPSSAVVLDRHDRVLRASSAARAYGLVKGEELVAAELLAMARRVRRDGEIRESEIEVAAHRFGQEPTTFAVRVAPLGTHGQVLVLAEDQTERRRVEAVRRDFVANVSHELKTPVGALSLLAETIQDAADDPEAVTRFAGRMQHEAARLTNVVQDLITLSRIQGGEPVAHPGRVQVDEIVHEAMDRCNTKAAAKDITLVTGGAQGLSLMGDEELLVTALRNLIDNAVAYSPEHTRVVVSARTIGAHVEISVSDQGIGIPESAQQRIFERFYRVDAARSRETGGTGLGLAIVKHVAVAHGGEVTVWSKEGSGSTFTLRLPAADAAAAAASQNSTASLEAAQ; translated from the coding sequence CTGCTCGCCAGTCTCGCGGCGCTCTCCGGCTTCGTCGTCGGGGCGCTGGCGGTGCTGGCTCTACGCGACCACACCGAGAACCGCCGCGCCGGAAAACGGAACGGCGGGGAGGAAGACGACGGCGGGACGCTGCCTCAGGGTGTGGCCTCCGTGCTCGCCGTCCTGCCCTCCTCCGCCGTCGTCCTCGACCGCCACGACCGTGTGCTGCGGGCCAGCTCGGCCGCCCGGGCGTACGGGCTGGTCAAAGGCGAGGAGCTGGTGGCCGCCGAACTGCTCGCCATGGCCCGGCGGGTGCGCAGGGACGGCGAGATCAGGGAGAGCGAGATCGAGGTGGCCGCTCACCGGTTCGGCCAGGAGCCCACCACCTTCGCCGTTCGCGTCGCCCCCCTCGGCACGCACGGGCAGGTCCTGGTGCTCGCCGAGGACCAGACCGAACGCCGCAGGGTCGAAGCGGTACGCCGTGACTTCGTGGCCAACGTCAGCCACGAGCTGAAGACCCCGGTGGGCGCGCTCAGCCTGCTCGCCGAGACGATCCAGGACGCCGCCGACGACCCGGAGGCCGTCACCCGCTTCGCCGGGCGGATGCAGCACGAGGCCGCACGCCTGACCAACGTCGTGCAGGACCTCATCACCCTCTCCCGCATACAAGGCGGTGAACCCGTCGCTCATCCCGGGCGCGTGCAGGTCGACGAGATCGTGCATGAGGCGATGGACCGCTGTAACACCAAGGCGGCGGCCAAGGACATCACGCTCGTCACCGGAGGCGCCCAGGGGCTGAGCCTGATGGGCGATGAGGAGCTGCTGGTCACCGCCCTGCGCAACCTGATCGACAACGCCGTCGCCTACAGCCCCGAGCACACCCGGGTCGTGGTCAGCGCCCGCACGATCGGCGCCCATGTCGAGATCAGCGTGAGCGATCAGGGCATCGGCATCCCCGAGAGCGCCCAGCAGCGGATCTTCGAGCGGTTCTACCGCGTGGACGCCGCCCGTTCCCGGGAGACCGGTGGCACCGGCCTCGGTCTCGCCATCGTCAAGCACGTCGCCGTCGCGCACGGCGGGGAGGTCACGGTCTGGAGCAAGGAGGGCTCCGGATCCACCTTCACCCTCCGGCTGCCGGCGGCCGACGCGGCGGCAGCCGCCGCATCCCAGAACAGCACCGCTTCCCTGGAGGCCGCACAGTGA
- the phoU gene encoding phosphate signaling complex protein PhoU translates to MRDAYHEELDALTGKLVEMTRLVRSAIARATTALLDADLQLAENVISRDEEVDRLYAEIETTIYELMARQQPVAIDLRTMITSLSMGSDLERMGDLAEHLAKVTRLRHPESAIPPQLRPTILEMGQIAERLITKAGGCIASRDAEAALELEHDDDAMDRLHRKLFRTLLAKDSGFAIEEAIDLTLIGRYYERYADHAVRVARDVVYLVTGTRPDTSP, encoded by the coding sequence ATGCGCGACGCGTACCACGAGGAGCTCGACGCTCTCACCGGCAAACTGGTGGAGATGACCCGGCTGGTCCGTTCGGCGATCGCCCGGGCGACCACGGCCCTGCTCGACGCCGACCTGCAACTGGCCGAGAACGTCATCTCCCGCGACGAGGAGGTCGATCGACTCTACGCCGAGATCGAGACGACGATCTACGAGTTGATGGCGCGGCAGCAGCCGGTCGCCATCGACCTGCGAACCATGATCACGTCACTGAGCATGGGCTCCGACCTGGAACGCATGGGAGACCTCGCCGAGCACCTGGCGAAGGTGACCCGGCTGCGCCATCCCGAATCGGCCATCCCGCCGCAGCTGCGCCCGACCATCCTGGAGATGGGGCAGATCGCCGAGCGCCTGATCACCAAGGCGGGCGGCTGCATCGCCTCGCGGGACGCGGAGGCGGCGCTGGAGCTGGAGCACGACGACGACGCGATGGACCGGCTGCACCGCAAGCTGTTCCGCACGCTCTTGGCGAAGGACTCCGGCTTCGCCATCGAGGAGGCCATCGACCTCACGCTGATCGGCCGCTACTACGAACGGTACGCCGACCACGCCGTGCGGGTGGCCCGCGACGTGGTCTACCTGGTGACCGGGACGCGGCCTGACACCTCGCCCTGA
- a CDS encoding YbjN domain-containing protein produces the protein MTVADVVEAALNSAEVSYEKPRPGAFLVRLPGQHKLATMTWLIVGDRVLHVEAFFCRRPDENHAEFYRWLLAKNGSMYGVHFAVDEMGDVHLVGRVPLAAVSEEEIDRLLGCVLTYSDESFDRALEIGFASSIRREWEWRAARGESLANLQAFARFADPQRR, from the coding sequence ATGACCGTAGCGGATGTGGTGGAAGCGGCGCTGAACAGCGCCGAGGTCTCCTACGAGAAGCCCAGGCCCGGAGCCTTCCTGGTCCGGCTGCCCGGACAGCACAAACTGGCCACGATGACCTGGCTCATCGTCGGCGACCGCGTGCTGCACGTGGAGGCGTTCTTCTGCAGGCGGCCCGATGAGAACCACGCCGAGTTCTACCGCTGGCTGCTGGCCAAGAACGGCTCCATGTACGGCGTGCACTTCGCGGTCGACGAGATGGGCGACGTCCATCTGGTGGGGCGGGTGCCGCTGGCGGCGGTGTCGGAGGAGGAGATCGACCGGCTGCTGGGCTGCGTGCTGACCTACTCCGACGAGTCCTTCGACCGGGCGCTGGAGATCGGCTTCGCCTCCTCGATCCGGCGCGAGTGGGAGTGGCGCGCCGCCCGCGGCGAGTCGCTGGCCAACCTCCAGGCGTTCGCCCGTTTCGCCGACCCCCAGCGGCGCTGA